The sequence GGAATTACCTACTCTGACTATTCTAGCTCGGGCATGTTCACGAGCCAACTTCGGCCTGGGCAAGCTCTGAACGCGGTCGTTTTAGGCCCGCGACGTCTTTACCCTCCCTCTGTCCCTCCCTGGAAGGGAGGGATGTTCATCGCTCGGCCTGCCATCGTTGTATCCAGAAGACTGCACTATGTCTCAGAGTCTATACCTTCAGCGTTACCAAACTCGAGGCCAGCGCCGCGCCGTTCTGGGCGATCGGCCGCACTTCCTTCGGCAGCGCGAAGTGGACTTCTTCTTCGCGCACCATTCGGGCTTCGACCGTGGCGTTGAAACGCTTGCGGAGATACTCGATCACGTCCTCGACGACCAGTTCGGGCGCGCTCGCGCCGGCGGTGACCAGCACCGTCTCGTCACCGCGAAACCAGGCCAGGTCGATATCAGTCGCCCCGTCGATCAGGTAGGCGGCGATGCCCTTCTCGCGTGACAGTTCGGCGAGCCGCTGGCTGTTCGAGCTGTTCTTGCTCCCCAGCACCAGCACCACTTGTGCTTCGGCTGAAAGGATCTGCACCGCTTCTTGTCGGTTCTGGGTCGCGTAACAGATGTCGTCCTTGGGCGGATTGGCGATGTGCGGGAACCGCTCGCGCAATCGGCGGATGATCCGGTTGGCGTCGTCGACCGACAGGGTCGTCTGGGTCAGGTACGCCAGCTTCGACGTGTCGGCCAGTTGCAGCTTGTCGACGTCCTCGGGTGTCTCGACCAGAACCATCGCGTGGGGCGCTTCTCCCATCGTGCCCAGCACTTCATCGTGCCCTTCGTGGCCGATCAGAATGATCGTGTAACCTTGCTGGGCGTAACGAATCGCTTCCAGGTGTACCTTGGTGACCAGCGGACACGTGGCGTCAATGGTACGCAAGTTCCGGTCGGCCGACACACGGCGAATCTCGGGCGAGACGCCATGCGCCGAGAACAGCAGCACCGAATCGGGCGGCGCTTCGTCGGGCGAGTCGACAAACACCACGCCCTTTTGGCGGAAGTGGTCGACCACGTATTGGTTATGCACGATCTCGTGATAGACGTAGATCGGTGTCCCGTATTGCTGGACCGCGAGCTCCAGCGTTTGAATCGCCATGTTCACGCCGGCGCAAAAGCCCCGGGGACTGGCCAATAGAATTTTCATTGCCATCGAAATTCACCTGAGCCGCACTTGGTATCATCATCATATCGCCCAGCCACCCCGGTTGAATAGGACGCCAGCACGCCACCCCTCGCGCCAATCAGCAATCGATGACGGCACTTGACTTTGCTCACGAACTCGATGCCTTTGGCCCGCGGTCGGCGCGCCGCGCGGCCAGTTTGGCCGAGGCCCAGGGCTATTGCCGTCGACTGGCCCAGTCGCACTACGAAAACTTCTCGGTGGCCAGTTGGTTGCTCCCCCGCGCGCTGCGCCAGCATTTCTATAACGTCTACGCCTACTGCCGCTGGGCTGACGATTTAGCCGACGAGGTCGGCTCGACCGACGAGAGCCTGGCCCTGTTGGACTGGTGGGAGGAGCAACTCGCCGCCTGCTATCGGGGCGAAGCCTGGCATCCGGTCTTTGTCGCGTTGGCCGAGACGATCGCCGAGTTTGCGATTCCCGTCGAACCGTTCGCGACCTTGCTCGTCGCCTTCCGCCAAGACCAGCGGCAACCGCGCTACGACACCTTCGACGAACTGCTCGGCTATTGTCGCAACTCGGCCAACCCGGTGGGGCATCTGGTCTTGTACCTGGGGCGCGCGTTCAACGCCGAGAACGCCTCGCTGGCCGACCAGATTTGCACCGGGCTGCAGTTGGCCAACTTCTGGCAGGACGTGGCCCGCGACTACGATCGCGGGCGCGTCTATCTGCCGCGTGAGACGATCGATCGGTTCGGCTGTGCGTTGGCCCTTGCCGAGCATCGAGCCACGCCCGAGTTTCGTCAGGCCTTGCGGTTCGAGGTCGACCGAGCCAGCGAGTATCTCACGGCCGGCTTGCCCTTGGTGGCGCGTGTGCCGCGGTGGCTGCAAGCCGACGTCTGGCTGTTCGCGCAGGGGGGCTTTGCCATCCTGGCCCAGGTGCGCCGACTCGACTACGATGTTTGGACCAACCGGCCGCGGGTTTCGCGCGCGGCGCAACTACGACTGTTGCTAAGCTGGCTGGCGCATCGCGTTTGGCCCGGTTCTGTGGGGCCAGGTCGCAATTCATCGGGGGCGGAGCCACGGCGGTGAACGATCCACTCGAAGCCAGCTTCCGCGCCTGTCAGCAGCTCACGCGCCGCACGGCCACGAACTTCTATTACTCGTTCCTGACGTTGCCGCGCGCCAAGCGCCGGGCCATGCACGCCCTCTACGCCTTCATGCGCGTGACCGATGACATCGGCGACAGCGACATCGAGAACACCGACTTCGCCAGCGCGAGGGAAACGACAGTCGAGGCCCGCCGCAACGCCCTGACCCAGTGGCGGCACGTGGTCGACGCGGCCTTGGCGGGGCATGCGACCGACGATCCTTACTTGCCCGCGCTCGTCGACACGGTGCAGCACTTTGCCATTCCGCTGTCGAGTCTGACCGCGGTGATCGACGGCGTGGCGATGGACCTCGACGAGCGGCGATACGAAACCTTCGACGAGTTGGCCGGCTATTGCGAGCATGTGGCCTCGGCCGTCGGGCTAGCCTGCATTCATATTTGGGGCTTCGATCGCAGCACCGCGGCCCTCGAAGCAGCCCGCAGTTGCGGCATCGCCTTTCAACTGACGAACATCCTGCGCGATTTGCCCGAGGACGCCGCCGCGGGCCGGCTGTACCTGCCGGCCGAGGATTTGCGACGCTTTGACTATACGTTCGACGATCTTTGCCGTGGCGTCTGCGACCCGCGTTTCGACAGGCTGATGGAGTTCGAGATCGCCCGGGCCGAACAGTTTTACTGCGCGAGCCGGCCGCTCGCGGGGCACCTCAGCACGGACGGTCGCCGGGCGTTTTGTGCCATGCTCGAAATCTATCACGGCCTGCTCGCCGAGATTCGCCGTCGCGACGGGGACGTTTTCAGTCGGCGCGTCAGCCTTAGCTCGTGGCGCAAGTGGACGATCGCCGCCCGTTGGCTGTTGCCGCTGCCGGGGGCGATGCGGCAATTGCTCGGTGCCGAAAGCTCGGGCTCATGAGCGGCGTGGCGCGCAGGCCGCGCGTGGCGATCGTCGGCGGCGGGCTGGCCGGTCTGGCGGCGGCAGCGGCCCTGGTTGAACAGTCATGGCACGTCGAGGTGTTTGAAGCCCGGCGGCAGTTCGGCGGCCGGGCCGCCAGCTTTCGCGACGCGACGACGGGCGAGGCGGTCGACTATTGTCAGCACGTCAGCCTGGGTTGCTGTACCGAGTTGGCCGACTTCTGCCGCCGCACGGGGACCGATCGCGCGTTCGATCGTTATGACACGCTCTACTTTCTTACGCCCGACGGCGGGCGGTACACGCTCGGCGCCACGCGCTGGCTGCCCGCGCCGCTGCACCTGTTGCCGGCGCTGCTGCGATTGAAATACTTGAGCCTGCGTGAGCGATGGGGCGTTCTCCGCGCGATGGGCCAGTTGTTGCGATTGCCGCGCGAGCGTTGGCAAATGTCAATCGCCGACTGGCTTCGCAAGATGGGGCAGACGCCCCACGCGATCGAGACGTTTTGGGCCGTGGTGCTCAACAGCGCGCTGGGCGATTCGCTCGATCGCTGCGCCGTGCAGTACGCCCGGCAGGTCTTCGTCGAAGGCTTCATGACCACTCGCCGCGGCTACGAGGTGCTGGTGCCGCGCGAGCCGTTGAGCGAACTGTTCGGTCGGCGCGCGGTCGAGGCCCTGGCGACCAAAGGAGTCGTGTTTCACGCCGAAACGCCGATTGCCCGAGTGGTCGTCGAGGCCGGTCGGGCGACGGGGATCGAAACGGCCGACGGCCGGCGGCTTCCATTCGACGCGGTTGTGGTGGCAGTCCCCTGGCGGCGCTTTCGCGAGCTGTTCGACCAGGCCGCGGCGCCGGCCTTGGAACCGGCGGTGCGCGGGGCAGGGCAACTCACCGGCGCGCCGATCACGGGGGTCCACCTCTGGTTCGATCGGCCGATTACCGAGTTGCCTCATGCGGTGTTGGTCGGCACGTTGAGCCAGTGGCTGTTTCAACGAAGCGGCGCGGCGACCGCGAACGAAACACCGAACGCCGGCGAGCATTACTATCAGATCGTGATCAGCGCCTCGTACGCGCTCGACACAATCAGCAAGGAAGAACTGATCACCCGCGTGTTGGGGGAGCTGCGACAAGTCTTTCCCGCGGCTCGCGAAGCGCAACTGGTGCGCAGCCGCGTCGTCACCGATCCGCACGCGGTCTTTTCACCGGTGCCGAACGTCGACGAGCTACGCCCGGCTCAAGCCACACCGATCGCGAACCTGGCCCTGGCCGGCGATTGGACCGCCTCGGGCTGGCCCGCCACCATGGAAGGGGCCGTCCGCAGCGGCTACCTGGCGGCCGCGGCCCTCGTGGCACAATCAAGTTAGCCACGGAGACACGGAGACGCGGAGGTTTGCACGGAGGAATTGCGCAGAGGGGCAAGGGAGAGGGGGAGCAGGGGGGAGTCAGACAGGAGATTGTTGAGAGGGGAAAGGAGTGCGGAAGAGTGCAGCCGTCCTCAACTAGCAACTAGGAACCAGCAACTCGCAACTTTCCCCCACCACTGACTACGGACAACATCCCCCGCAGCAACTCTGCCGCTGCATGATGAACACGCCGTGGTCTTTGCAGCAGCGGTACGTGGCGCGGAACTCGTTGCCTTGGATCGTGCCGTCGTAATAGTAGACGCCGCCGGCCAGTCGGCCCAGATCGTGCTGACCGGTGAAGTGGTAGACGCCGTCTTGTTCGGTCACGGTCAACGTCGTCTCGTAGGCATACGAGAAGAACTTGAAGAACGTGGCGTGGAACTTCACACGATAGTGTGGTCCGCCGCAATGGGTGATCGAACCCTTCAGACAGCCTTTGTGGCTGCTCTTGTGGCTGGCCCAATAGCCCGACCAGCAACCGGCCGGGTCCATGCCATTCGAGCGTGCCGCCGCGGCCGAGCATTGACGCATGAAGCGGGGCAGGGGAGCGCAGCCGCTTTGCGCCAAGACGGTCATCGCGAGCAACAGGGCGCAGATCGCCGGCACCCGACGCGCTGTGAGACTTTGCAGCCTGGGCATGATCTACCGCCTTGCTCCGTGGCCTGATCTTGGCGCGCAACCGTGCGCGTCTTGGTTCAGCATCGGAGAGCGTTGGCGGCGACTTGACCGGACCAAGCTAGCAGCCGCAGAGTCGCACGCCATTCAGAATGTTTGCCACCGAGAACAGGCAATCGCTCATTGCTCGTCGTCGGTCGGCGCGGTGGGTGGCCCAGCCGCTCGCCGGCTGGGTCGCGCAGCGACAAGAAGAATGGCACCGCGCAGCGGCTGTACTCGGATGGGGGCACGACAAAGGTGTCAGGAGCCGTTTATCGTTTTGTCACCGAAACGGTTCCTGGCACCTTTGTCGTGCCGCCTAGTAACGTCAATTTTGGAGACTTTCAAAATGGCAGACTACCCAGATTTCAATCGGGCGCGACAGGCGGTGATTGATGCGGAACTGGCGCAGGCCACTCCCGCTGACGCTTTGGCGCAGGTGCGACGGCAGCGACGGTTGACGCCACAAGAATTGGCGATGGCTGCGGCGAATACCACGGCCGTTGCGCCGCGCGGTAGCTTCGGCATGGGTCAACGCCCTGACGTTTCGGCTAACCGGACGCCAAGCGGCCTGGGGTTCGGTCCGCGCTCGCCCATTGCGGCCGTCCCCGTCGAGACGCAGCAAGAGATGAAGATGCGATGGGACCGCGAGAGCAATGGACCGCACGGCGTCATGCCGGCGTCGATGGATACCACGCCGGAAGATAGCGGCGCAGCGGCTGCTGCTGTCGTCAATGCGCAGAACACTCGGGCGAGTAAGTCACCGACCGTTGGCTTGACGCCCTCGGGGCGTGGCCTGCAAGGCTTGTATGGCAGCGACAAGATGACGAGCGCGGATGGCCGACGACTTGCCGCCGAGGGAAGGGTTAAAGACCTGTTCTGGCGCAAGCAAATGGCTGATGCCGAAGGGGCCGAGCGAGCCACCCGCCTACGCAACCGCGAAGCCGACAAGCTAGCGGCGCGGGGCGGACGCGATGCGATGTTCGCGGACGTGTTACGTCAGGGTCCGAACGCCGATCCGATGATGCGCGACTTCGTGATGGGTGGTGCGGAACTGGCCGCCACGCGGTCGAAGGAGCGGCAGGCGGAGGCTGACAGCCAATTGAAGGCCGACGAGCTGGCGAACCAACAGAGCGCATTGGTTGGTGCTACGGCACGATGGCTGATGGAAAATCAGGGGATGGACCCCGATAGTGCCAGGATCGCCGCCCAGCAGATTCACGGTTCGCCGCTGGGAACCGCTCTAGCCGGCGGTGGTGGCTCATCGGCGATTCGTAATCCTTTCAAAGCAGGCCGAAACCATAGTACAATGACAGAGGCGGAAAAAAACAAGGCTACCGCATGGGAAGATTGGCACAACGGGAACCGCATTTCCGATGCTGGCCACAGTGAAATGCAGCGAATCAACGGCGACATTAGCCGCTGGTACAAGCCAGAGCTTAACACTCCCGGGCGGCGGAAAGATTTCATCGCCCAAGCCGTGAGTGAAGGATTCCCGGAAGCAATGGCGGCGCAGTGGTACGATAACGACGTTCGCGGGCACAACCAGAATTCATTCTTCAATTGGTAGCAGCGATGGCCATTAAGATCGTCATTCAGTCGATTGTCACCGCCGCATGGACTTTCTACTGCATGTTGGTCATGTACAACCCCAAGCGAATGCCGGCGGCATGGCACACATTCGTTATCAAAAGCGATGATGGAACGCTTTACGAGCAGGCGCTTCAGGAAGATACGTTAATCTACCTTTTGAGTCTTGGCTGGATCGGTGTTCTGCTGCTGATGGTTTTGTTATTTACCCCAGACCTATGGCGCAGTCACAAGTACAAACAGGGGCTGGCGGATGGACGAGCTAACAGCAATCGCAGCCGGTCGTAAGTTCGATCCAATCAAGAGCCTTCTCGGAGCTACGCGGGCCAAGTCAACCAAGAAGCCCAAAAAGCCCAAGGAACCGACCGAAGCCGAGCGGGACGAGCAAGAGTCGCTCGTCGCGGACCTCGGCGGCAAGACGCTCTCGGCGCTGGGCTGGATCGGCGGCTCACTCGATAAAGCGCTGGGCGGACGGGCGATTCGGACGGGGCTAGGACTGGCGACGGGTCACAAGCACGCCCACGCCCGCGACCTATTGTCGATCATCCCTTTCTCGGACACGATCGGCATCACGAACCCCGGCCACGATCTTGGTGGGCGCGATGTACTGGAATCGGCTGGGATGCTAGCGCCCAACAAGCCGGGACTCGACTGGGGCGATGTGGGCGGTGAGGAAGTTCATCTTTTTCTTTCTTTTGCGTGGCCCGCTGTTGTGCTGCTAGGTGCGGTGCTATTTGTTCCAGACCTGTGGCGAAGCTGGAAATATCAAAAGGCCAATAAGGCGCAACACTAGCTAGCCAAACACTAATAAACGCCACCGCCACCACGTACAGTACATCTCGGTTAGCGCTGGGGGCGCTGCGAGTCGTCGGTGTTCGAGACGAACTGGCAAATACGTCGTTCATTAATGTTTAAGTAAGTGAACTGGAAATTGGGTAAGTGTCGCGTGATTCATCAGCGACCAAAGATACGTCATTGCTCGGCGTCGGTCGGTGCGACTTCGGCCAGGAGGACGAGCGCCGGGATGAAGCTGGCCAGGAATGTTGCCAGCCGGTCGCTGGCCTCGATCGCCTGCTGTTGTAGCCGGAGCATGTCCTTGCCGGCGCCGGGACGTCGCCACAGAGCGGCCAGTGCCGCGCCGGCCCGGCGTGCGCCAGTTTTGCAGCTGGCCAGTTGTGCCACATCGGCCGGCAGGGCGTCGTCGACCGTATCGCTGATCACGCGCACGGCCAGGCAGCGCTGCCGCGCCTGGCGACAGACCTCGGCCACAACGAACGATTCCATGTCGACGCAAAGCGCCTGGTGCCGCTCGCCGAGCGCTCGCTTGTCGGCTGGCGTGGCGACCACCTGGTCGGTCATCAGGATTTGCCCGGCGTGACAGCCCGGGGTGCGTGCCAGCCAGTCGGCGTCGACCTTCAGATCGATGTTCAATCGCGCTCCGTCAGTGGTGACGATGTTTTGCGCCAGAACAATATCGCCGCGCTTGGCGCTAG comes from Planctomycetota bacterium and encodes:
- the ispH gene encoding 4-hydroxy-3-methylbut-2-enyl diphosphate reductase; protein product: MKILLASPRGFCAGVNMAIQTLELAVQQYGTPIYVYHEIVHNQYVVDHFRQKGVVFVDSPDEAPPDSVLLFSAHGVSPEIRRVSADRNLRTIDATCPLVTKVHLEAIRYAQQGYTIILIGHEGHDEVLGTMGEAPHAMVLVETPEDVDKLQLADTSKLAYLTQTTLSVDDANRIIRRLRERFPHIANPPKDDICYATQNRQEAVQILSAEAQVVLVLGSKNSSNSQRLAELSREKGIAAYLIDGATDIDLAWFRGDETVLVTAGASAPELVVEDVIEYLRKRFNATVEARMVREEEVHFALPKEVRPIAQNGAALASSLVTLKV
- the hpnC gene encoding squalene synthase HpnC; the encoded protein is MTALDFAHELDAFGPRSARRAASLAEAQGYCRRLAQSHYENFSVASWLLPRALRQHFYNVYAYCRWADDLADEVGSTDESLALLDWWEEQLAACYRGEAWHPVFVALAETIAEFAIPVEPFATLLVAFRQDQRQPRYDTFDELLGYCRNSANPVGHLVLYLGRAFNAENASLADQICTGLQLANFWQDVARDYDRGRVYLPRETIDRFGCALALAEHRATPEFRQALRFEVDRASEYLTAGLPLVARVPRWLQADVWLFAQGGFAILAQVRRLDYDVWTNRPRVSRAAQLRLLLSWLAHRVWPGSVGPGRNSSGAEPRR
- a CDS encoding phytoene/squalene synthase family protein, with translation MNDPLEASFRACQQLTRRTATNFYYSFLTLPRAKRRAMHALYAFMRVTDDIGDSDIENTDFASARETTVEARRNALTQWRHVVDAALAGHATDDPYLPALVDTVQHFAIPLSSLTAVIDGVAMDLDERRYETFDELAGYCEHVASAVGLACIHIWGFDRSTAALEAARSCGIAFQLTNILRDLPEDAAAGRLYLPAEDLRRFDYTFDDLCRGVCDPRFDRLMEFEIARAEQFYCASRPLAGHLSTDGRRAFCAMLEIYHGLLAEIRRRDGDVFSRRVSLSSWRKWTIAARWLLPLPGAMRQLLGAESSGS
- a CDS encoding FAD-dependent oxidoreductase; translation: MSGVARRPRVAIVGGGLAGLAAAAALVEQSWHVEVFEARRQFGGRAASFRDATTGEAVDYCQHVSLGCCTELADFCRRTGTDRAFDRYDTLYFLTPDGGRYTLGATRWLPAPLHLLPALLRLKYLSLRERWGVLRAMGQLLRLPRERWQMSIADWLRKMGQTPHAIETFWAVVLNSALGDSLDRCAVQYARQVFVEGFMTTRRGYEVLVPREPLSELFGRRAVEALATKGVVFHAETPIARVVVEAGRATGIETADGRRLPFDAVVVAVPWRRFRELFDQAAAPALEPAVRGAGQLTGAPITGVHLWFDRPITELPHAVLVGTLSQWLFQRSGAATANETPNAGEHYYQIVISASYALDTISKEELITRVLGELRQVFPAAREAQLVRSRVVTDPHAVFSPVPNVDELRPAQATPIANLALAGDWTASGWPATMEGAVRSGYLAAAALVAQSS
- a CDS encoding nucleoside phosphorylase, which translates into the protein MPWQWFAKQWLRQQAEAAVRQRFAEAMQEQAAAAADGEQPPPAHCHVGIVFALGIEAGGLIDLLGATHTTHGDGFKVRTGTLAGRQLALVEAGVGPRAAERGTRALLMGHRPDWVISAGFSGALQASAKRGDIVLAQNIVTTDGARLNIDLKVDADWLARTPGCHAGQILMTDQVVATPADKRALGERHQALCVDMESFVVAEVCRQARQRCLAVRVISDTVDDALPADVAQLASCKTGARRAGAALAALWRRPGAGKDMLRLQQQAIEASDRLATFLASFIPALVLLAEVAPTDAEQ